In Candidatus Zymogenus saltonus, the DNA window CATCGGGCGTCGAGGACATGGCCCATGTGCCGATGATGTTCGCTATGGAGATCCCCCCGAGAATTGCCCAGAGGTACGACTTCAACGACCTCCCAATGGGCGCCACGGCGGAGAAGGTGGCAGCACAATACAAGGTCGATCGCGTTGATATGGAGACGATGGCCTTTTGGAGCCACAAGAAGGCCTTCGAGGCCACCGAGGCCGGCAAGTTCAAGAACGAGATCGTGCCGATGGAGGGGGAAGAGGAGGACGGAACCAAGTTCATGGTCGACAGGGATCAGTGGATAAGAGAGACGATCTCTATGGAGAAGATGGCCACGATGCAGTCCCCGTTTAAGGAGAACGGCGTGGTCACCGCCGCCACATCCTCCCCCCTTACCGCAGGCGCCTGCGCCCTTCTTCTGATGGAGAGGGGAAAGGCGGACAAGCTGGGACTCAACTACAGCTTAAAGTACGTAGCCGGGGCCATGGCGGGCTGCGATCCGACCGTAATGGGAATAGGGCCGATCTTTGCCGTGAAAAAGCTCCTCGACCGTGTGGGAATGACTGTAAAGGACATCGGCGTCTGGGAGATCAACGAGGCGTTTGCGAGCCAGTCGCTGGCGTGTCTCAGGGATCTGGGGATCGCGGAAAACGCCCCCTTTGACAACGTCAACATCTGGGGAGGCGCAATCGCGCTGGGTCACCCCCTCGGAGAGTCAGGGGCAAGAATTATCGTTACCCTTAACAACATAATGAAGACCGACATGAAGCACGTCAAGTACGGCGTGGCCACCCTCTGCGGCGGCTTCGGAAACGCAAACGCCTCCCTCTGGGAGAACGTCAAGGCTTAAATGGGGTTCGCGAAAGGAAAAAGCAAGAAGTGAGAAGTCAGTTGGAAACTAAATACTGAAGAGCTTCGAGCTAAAAGGAAACAGGGCCGGTTCTGCATTAGATCAGAATCGGCCCCTTTTTTAATGGTTACGGGATATAAAGAGATCGGCCTTTTTTTAATATGCGACCATCACTTTTTATTTCCGCTGGGGAGATCAATAGGCTTTTAAGACTCTTTCAAATAACTGCCCAAGATAAATTCAAAAATTCGTCCCAAAAAAAATCAAGCAGCTATATCGTCCCTTTTCATGGAAATCGGTCATTTAACAACCTGTTTTACCACTTCATGCCCTCCGCCTAATTATTCAGCACAAAATCCCCTATCATATCGGAGACCATTTCGGCGCCCACGCCGTTCAGGTGCACGAGATCGCTTAAGAGGAGGAGGCCGTTCGCAGCAGAGATCTCGTTGTAGCTCCTGCCCAGAACATAGCTCTTCAAAATGGCCACATACATAACGAAGGTGAATTGACCCTTGCTCTCGTAGGAAACGCCCGGCTCATTCCCTTTCTCCTTTAAATATTCGATCATCTTTTCGTTCAAGGGGAGGTAGGTCAATCCATTCTCCGCGGCAATCTCCTTGATTATCCCGCTGTACTCCACGCTCCTCAAACAGGGGACGGCTTCGAGGTCTTCGCCGACCGGGGGAATCGAGAGGATGGCTATCTTGGC includes these proteins:
- a CDS encoding thiolase family protein yields the protein MKECVIIDGVRSPNARAHLEKGWLRKITPDVMLTNIYDALFKRNPKVKPEEIEAVFCGTANQAGKQNDIARAAWLAGGYPESVATNGIGQQCPSGMAATEHAARAIMLGEGDTYIASGVEDMAHVPMMFAMEIPPRIAQRYDFNDLPMGATAEKVAAQYKVDRVDMETMAFWSHKKAFEATEAGKFKNEIVPMEGEEEDGTKFMVDRDQWIRETISMEKMATMQSPFKENGVVTAATSSPLTAGACALLLMERGKADKLGLNYSLKYVAGAMAGCDPTVMGIGPIFAVKKLLDRVGMTVKDIGVWEINEAFASQSLACLRDLGIAENAPFDNVNIWGGAIALGHPLGESGARIIVTLNNIMKTDMKHVKYGVATLCGGFGNANASLWENVKA